A portion of the Luxibacter massiliensis genome contains these proteins:
- a CDS encoding iron-containing alcohol dehydrogenase: MKDFQLRNDTKLWFCNNPMERLREVINKKRVLFVYGGGSAKENGCFDDVKNAVFESGGDFYELGNSSRDRTAIEAGMKVVKNNQIQLVIGAGGASVMDCAKLIAFGACHEADWWEFVKGRKNPYGLERLPLVLMPTYPSSGSEYGLGAVSADSRTGDFGTAYGIAADYAILVPKYSLSLNKEMTAYTGLVTLVQLSASVIGDKNPISYAAGVSVICNVLKAVIALDENPNDLDARGVILYGASISTSGRLGIGKEENYAYDIYELEFVPEVLFDVPYRKSLTVLFPRFLKMMSVYHEDDIRTYIQDVFGYKGGIDESVERIVSLFEGLGISMYFKGDWTEKSLESIPIDSMLTQEEITEMIRYSMYPGNLTE; encoded by the coding sequence ATGAAAGATTTTCAATTAAGAAATGATACAAAGCTATGGTTTTGTAATAATCCTATGGAAAGACTTCGGGAGGTTATAAATAAAAAACGTGTGCTTTTTGTGTATGGAGGAGGCTCCGCAAAAGAAAATGGCTGTTTTGATGATGTGAAAAATGCAGTTTTTGAAAGCGGCGGAGATTTTTATGAGTTAGGGAACTCCTCCAGAGATCGTACTGCGATTGAAGCAGGAATGAAAGTAGTAAAAAACAACCAGATTCAGCTTGTTATAGGCGCAGGTGGGGCGAGCGTCATGGATTGTGCGAAGTTAATTGCATTTGGTGCTTGCCACGAGGCGGATTGGTGGGAATTTGTAAAAGGAAGAAAAAATCCGTATGGTTTGGAGCGGCTTCCGTTGGTATTGATGCCGACTTATCCTTCCAGCGGTTCAGAATATGGACTTGGAGCAGTTTCTGCTGATTCTCGGACAGGGGATTTCGGAACTGCTTATGGGATTGCTGCAGATTATGCAATTCTCGTACCAAAATACTCTTTGTCACTGAATAAGGAGATGACAGCGTATACGGGGCTTGTTACGCTTGTCCAACTGTCAGCCTCTGTGATAGGAGATAAAAACCCTATATCATATGCAGCCGGTGTTTCTGTTATATGCAATGTGCTGAAGGCTGTTATAGCATTGGATGAGAATCCGAATGATTTGGACGCCAGAGGCGTGATTCTTTATGGAGCTTCCATTTCGACTTCCGGAAGATTAGGAATTGGAAAAGAAGAAAACTATGCGTATGATATTTATGAACTTGAATTCGTACCGGAAGTTTTGTTTGATGTTCCATATAGAAAAAGCCTTACTGTATTATTCCCACGTTTCTTGAAAATGATGTCTGTTTACCATGAGGATGATATTCGTACTTATATTCAGGATGTATTTGGATACAAGGGAGGGATTGATGAATCAGTGGAAAGGATTGTATCACTATTTGAAGGATTGGGAATTTCGATGTATTTTAAAGGTGATTGGACAGAAAAATCACTAGAGAGTATTCCAATAGATTCTATGCTGACACAGGAGGAAATAACAGAGATGATAAGGTACTCCATGTATCCTGGAAATCTTACAGAATGA
- a CDS encoding aldo/keto reductase yields the protein MEFVTLNNGVKMPILGFGVYQIADLKECEQAVVDAIQTGYRLIDTAASYGNEEAVGRAIKRCGIPREELFITTKLWITDTSYEGAKRGFETSMKKLGLDYLDLYLIHQPLNDYYGAWRAMTELYREGKIRAIGVCSFYPDRLADLIAFNEVKPAINQVEANIYFQQKKAQEFMKEKDVQMEGWAPFAEGRNNLFDNDILKRIGEKYKKSVAQVVLRWLLQRGIVCIPKSTKKKRMEENFAVFDFELTCEDMEAIKSLDTNTSAFFDHHDPAAVERLVNLVRNV from the coding sequence ATGGAATTTGTTACATTAAATAATGGTGTGAAAATGCCTATATTAGGATTTGGTGTATACCAGATAGCAGATTTAAAAGAATGTGAACAGGCAGTTGTAGATGCAATTCAGACAGGGTACCGTTTAATTGATACTGCAGCTTCGTATGGAAATGAAGAGGCAGTTGGACGTGCGATTAAGCGCTGTGGGATTCCGCGAGAAGAATTGTTTATTACTACAAAACTGTGGATTACAGATACCAGTTATGAGGGGGCGAAGCGTGGGTTTGAAACCTCTATGAAAAAACTGGGCTTGGATTATCTGGACCTGTACTTGATACATCAGCCGCTGAATGATTATTATGGGGCATGGAGAGCCATGACAGAGCTTTATCGGGAAGGAAAAATCCGGGCGATTGGCGTTTGCAGCTTTTACCCTGACAGGCTTGCCGATCTGATTGCTTTTAATGAGGTTAAGCCGGCGATTAATCAGGTAGAAGCAAATATTTATTTTCAACAGAAAAAGGCACAGGAGTTTATGAAAGAAAAGGATGTCCAGATGGAAGGATGGGCTCCATTTGCAGAAGGAAGAAACAATCTGTTTGATAATGATATATTAAAGAGAATTGGTGAAAAATATAAAAAGAGTGTGGCTCAGGTAGTGCTGCGTTGGCTTTTGCAGAGGGGAATCGTATGTATCCCTAAGAGTACAAAAAAGAAACGTATGGAAGAAAACTTTGCTGTATTTGATTTTGAATTGACTTGTGAGGATATGGAGGCAATCAAATCACTTGATACAAATACCAGTGCATTTTTTGACCATCATGATCCGGCGGCTGTGGAACGACTGGTAAATTTGGTGAGGAATGTATAG
- a CDS encoding winged helix-turn-helix domain-containing protein, which translates to MIGVIAIYVPGDEEKRLFSKIQNILDKENYIQAEEGGTNLVFERLKIIPDYHKILLDDKEVNLSSQQFQLLLYLAKKPGRVYTYEQIYETIWEKEYTYDKGNVMAR; encoded by the coding sequence TTGATTGGGGTAATTGCTATTTATGTCCCTGGAGATGAGGAGAAGCGCCTTTTTTCCAAAATCCAGAATATATTAGATAAAGAAAATTATATACAGGCAGAAGAAGGTGGAACAAACTTGGTTTTTGAAAGATTAAAAATTATCCCAGACTATCATAAAATTCTTTTGGATGATAAAGAAGTTAATCTTTCTAGTCAGCAGTTCCAACTTCTCCTATACCTTGCAAAAAAGCCGGGGCGTGTCTACACCTACGAACAGATCTATGAAACTATATGGGAAAAAGAGTACACCTATGACAAAGGCAATGTCATGGCACGTTGA
- a CDS encoding response regulator transcription factor: protein MKQILIVEDDSFLNKMLAYNLTADGYGVTSALNARTAAEVLHTQEFDLVLLDINLPDGNGYDLCRLIKPEHPDTIVIFLTANDQESDQIRGYEVGAVDYITKPFVIGALQRKIKAMFAMLEHHKPAKDIYDDGRLFLDFSEQTAALNGKTLTLSPMEYKMLNLFRKNPKQVLTRQQLLEKLWDIDERFVDEHTLTTSVSRIRSKIEADGGAPYIKTIYGMGYQWTGGEKK, encoded by the coding sequence ATGAAGCAGATTTTAATTGTCGAGGACGACAGTTTTTTGAATAAGATGTTAGCCTACAACCTGACCGCTGACGGCTACGGTGTGACCTCTGCCCTGAACGCCAGAACAGCCGCCGAAGTCCTGCACACGCAGGAATTTGATTTAGTCCTGCTGGACATCAACTTGCCGGATGGCAACGGCTACGACCTGTGCCGGTTGATTAAGCCGGAACACCCGGACACTATTGTAATCTTTCTGACTGCCAACGATCAGGAGAGCGACCAGATACGGGGTTATGAGGTGGGCGCAGTAGACTATATCACAAAGCCTTTTGTGATTGGAGCCTTACAGCGGAAAATCAAAGCCATGTTCGCTATGCTGGAACACCACAAGCCCGCAAAGGATATTTACGATGATGGGCGGCTGTTTCTGGATTTCTCTGAACAGACCGCAGCCCTGAATGGAAAGACGCTGACCTTATCCCCGATGGAATATAAAATGCTGAACCTGTTCCGCAAAAATCCGAAGCAGGTACTTACCCGCCAGCAGCTCTTGGAAAAGCTGTGGGATATAGACGAGCGTTTTGTAGACGAACACACCCTGACAACCTCTGTCAGCCGTATTCGCAGCAAGATTGAAGCAGACGGCGGTGCGCCCTATATCAAGACGATTTACGGCATGGGTTATCAATGGACGGGAGGCGAGAAGAAATGA
- a CDS encoding sensor histidine kinase, protein MMLKDLSVKKLLRLVVAGLLLSMTAITLALFLTTKQTAVLLGGGALSLCALVWFFLLTLAFGKRLSLFTSDLCQTLDHMIEGEVAPRRAEDSETMLARISHRLSRLYQIMQENRRKVDEERKELQALVSDISHQVKTPVSNLKMAADTLLEKSMAEAERTDFIQGIRTQTDKLDFLFQALVKTSRLETGVIRLDKKPGRLFETIAQAMSGIVYAAEKKQIAVSVDCPEDLTLSHDSKWTSEALFNLLDNAVKYTPAGGNISVSVVAWEMYVEVKVTDTGKGISESNQAAIFRRFYREEEVHEQQGVGIGLYLAREIVTRQGGYIKVASEQGQGSAFSIMLPKRI, encoded by the coding sequence ATGATGCTTAAAGACCTATCAGTAAAAAAGCTGCTCCGTCTGGTGGTGGCCGGTCTGCTGCTTTCCATGACAGCGATTACGTTGGCTCTGTTCCTTACGACAAAACAGACGGCGGTATTGCTTGGGGGCGGTGCGCTGTCTCTCTGTGCCCTTGTCTGGTTTTTTCTGCTGACGTTAGCTTTTGGAAAGCGCCTGTCCCTGTTTACCTCTGACCTGTGCCAGACCCTGGACCACATGATCGAGGGTGAGGTCGCGCCCCGGCGCGCAGAGGACAGCGAAACCATGCTGGCCCGTATCAGCCACCGGCTTTCCCGCCTCTATCAGATCATGCAGGAGAACCGGCGCAAGGTGGACGAAGAACGGAAGGAGCTTCAAGCCTTGGTATCGGATATTTCCCATCAGGTGAAAACACCGGTGAGCAATCTGAAAATGGCGGCGGACACTCTGCTGGAAAAGTCTATGGCCGAAGCGGAGCGCACCGATTTCATCCAGGGCATTCGCACTCAGACGGATAAGCTGGACTTTCTCTTTCAAGCCCTTGTGAAAACCTCCCGTCTGGAAACGGGCGTTATTCGGTTGGATAAGAAACCGGGCCGCCTCTTTGAAACGATAGCCCAGGCCATGAGTGGAATTGTGTATGCGGCGGAGAAAAAACAAATCGCCGTATCTGTGGACTGCCCGGAAGATCTCACTCTCTCCCATGACAGCAAGTGGACAAGCGAAGCCCTTTTCAATCTGTTGGACAACGCGGTAAAGTACACCCCAGCAGGAGGAAACATTTCTGTATCGGTGGTGGCATGGGAAATGTATGTGGAGGTCAAAGTCACCGACACCGGCAAGGGCATTTCCGAGAGCAACCAGGCGGCTATCTTCCGGCGCTTCTACCGGGAGGAAGAAGTACATGAGCAGCAGGGCGTGGGTATTGGTCTGTATCTGGCCCGTGAGATCGTGACTCGGCAGGGCGGCTATATCAAAGTGGCTTCGGAGCAGGGGCAAGGTTCTGCTTTTTCTATTATGCTGCCGAAAAGAATATAA
- a CDS encoding CatA-like O-acetyltransferase: MEYHYTKVDLNQWNRGRLFKTYIDNMRIVMSLTVEVDVTNLIQFCEKNNLKFYPSMLWIVSKVVNSHDEFKYAWNDKGDLIKWNFISPSYTEFHKEDESFKKLVTEFSDDIFEFHARFMLDKENHKADRGFVEDQPSNFFDVSCLPWVKYSHFDVHVFDEGKFLAPVITWGKFEKIQEKHIMPLTMNIHHAVADGFHLCRFFNEVQEVINTLNQTELHS, encoded by the coding sequence ATGGAATATCATTATACGAAAGTTGATTTGAACCAATGGAACAGAGGAAGATTGTTTAAGACTTACATTGATAATATGCGAATTGTTATGAGTTTGACTGTGGAGGTTGATGTGACAAATCTTATTCAGTTCTGCGAAAAAAACAACTTAAAATTCTATCCCTCTATGTTATGGATTGTATCAAAAGTCGTTAATTCACATGATGAATTTAAGTATGCTTGGAATGATAAAGGAGATTTAATAAAATGGAATTTCATTAGTCCATCTTATACAGAGTTTCATAAAGAAGATGAGAGCTTTAAAAAATTAGTAACAGAGTTTTCAGATGACATATTTGAATTTCATGCACGCTTTATGTTAGATAAGGAAAATCATAAAGCGGATCGTGGCTTTGTAGAAGATCAGCCATCAAACTTTTTTGATGTATCTTGCCTCCCGTGGGTAAAGTATAGCCACTTTGATGTACATGTTTTTGATGAGGGTAAGTTTCTTGCACCAGTTATTACTTGGGGAAAATTTGAAAAGATACAGGAAAAACATATCATGCCCCTGACAATGAACATCCATCATGCCGTGGCAGATGGATTTCATTTATGTAGATTTTTTAATGAGGTGCAGGAAGTTATAAATACACTCAATCAGACAGAATTGCATAGTTGA
- a CDS encoding ABC transporter ATP-binding protein has translation MSILQTIDLKKYYGAEPNITRALDGVNFDLEDGEFVAVVGTSGSGKSTLLHMMGGLDTPTSGNVIVRDKELAKMNDEQLTIFRRRNIGFIFQNYNLVPILNVYENIVLPVELDGDTVDQKFMNEVVHLLGLEDKLKNMPNNLSGGQQQRVAIARALITKPAIVLADEPTGNLDSKTSSEVLGLIKRTSAEFRQTVVMITHNNDIARLADRIVRIEDGKIVG, from the coding sequence ATGAGCATTTTACAGACCATTGACCTGAAAAAGTATTACGGTGCAGAGCCGAACATCACCCGCGCCCTTGACGGCGTAAACTTCGACCTGGAGGACGGCGAGTTTGTGGCCGTCGTTGGGACCTCCGGCAGCGGCAAGTCTACCCTGCTTCACATGATGGGCGGGCTGGACACTCCCACCTCCGGCAATGTGATCGTCCGGGACAAGGAGCTGGCAAAGATGAATGACGAACAGCTCACCATCTTCCGACGCCGCAACATCGGCTTCATCTTTCAGAACTACAACCTTGTCCCCATTCTGAATGTGTATGAAAATATCGTCCTGCCGGTGGAGCTGGACGGGGACACGGTAGATCAAAAGTTTATGAACGAAGTCGTTCACCTGCTGGGACTGGAAGATAAGCTGAAAAATATGCCCAACAATCTTTCCGGCGGTCAGCAGCAGCGTGTGGCGATTGCCCGCGCCCTGATTACCAAACCGGCTATCGTGCTGGCCGACGAGCCGACCGGCAACCTGGACAGCAAGACTAGCTCCGAAGTGCTGGGGCTTATTAAGCGTACCAGCGCGGAGTTCAGACAAACCGTAGTGATGATTACCCATAATAACGACATCGCCCGCCTTGCAGATCGGATTGTCCGCATTGAGGATGGAAAGATCGTGGGCTAA
- a CDS encoding ABC transporter permease — MTWPFENDTRNAEKKLAVRSLNANKQRNFLIGIIIFAASFLLTFSTILVCNATIDTQIISRVDNTQEVIGVIFGIAIVLLFTAGIAIKNIMYISVLQRTREFAQLRTIGATYRQIKLVIHNERKQLSWKYILGGLFFGFLCNCVLPLGLYLVPSVACALFSGAFIWFIVFWSFRTPAKQAASLSPMAALRIEERKSSRNSRKSTRITPSGLAKTYFSSNRKKASYTLLSLVLSGVLMFGVFSVMSAIDIKELVQQSYYEDSSVYLLLNSTASENSTSDLMKNSPFTQELKAHIENIPGVIEIYPSKKLNCEVVVSGQSENKYKISINSIVGTSSFEVRLVEGGMPYSQNVIQTIPIVINRVSPYYERTGLDLKLGDHFSVSVNTGASMKETDFSVCGFIENKDTGSVFYTAPEYLDFLAEVNCDLAWYICTEDVQTKVAVEEIKTLVTSDDRISTSVFSEELSEYQGVFHNAKVVVTALMFLICLFAFINLLNTCITNTVMRRHDYALLEAAGMTKAQIQQIQNAENRIYFAGSFIGSCVVGIPLGFFLCSKIAEIPGLSYISYQFPWLFLILYLVLVFTVHAMVTAYQKRILMRQSVVERIKTGE, encoded by the coding sequence ATGACATGGCCTTTTGAGAACGACACCCGAAATGCAGAGAAAAAGTTAGCGGTGCGAAGCCTGAACGCAAACAAACAAAGAAATTTTCTGATAGGCATTATCATATTTGCCGCCTCGTTCTTGTTGACATTTTCGACTATTCTGGTATGCAATGCCACGATAGATACACAAATCATTTCCCGTGTTGACAATACACAAGAAGTAATTGGTGTGATTTTTGGGATTGCTATTGTCTTGCTGTTCACAGCAGGAATTGCCATTAAAAATATCATGTATATTTCCGTGTTACAGCGAACACGGGAATTTGCACAGTTGAGAACAATAGGGGCAACATACCGGCAAATAAAGTTGGTTATTCATAACGAGCGTAAACAGCTATCTTGGAAATACATTTTGGGTGGCTTGTTTTTTGGCTTTTTATGTAATTGTGTGTTGCCGTTGGGATTGTATTTGGTGCCGAGCGTTGCTTGTGCATTATTCTCTGGCGCTTTTATATGGTTCATAGTCTTTTGGTCATTTCGCACACCAGCAAAACAAGCAGCTTCTTTGTCCCCTATGGCAGCATTGAGAATTGAAGAAAGAAAATCATCCAGAAATTCCAGAAAAAGCACCCGTATTACTCCCAGCGGTTTGGCTAAAACATACTTTTCCAGCAACAGAAAAAAAGCATCCTATACGCTGTTGTCCCTTGTGTTGAGCGGTGTACTCATGTTTGGAGTCTTTTCGGTAATGTCGGCTATTGATATAAAGGAACTTGTTCAACAGTCATATTACGAGGACAGCAGTGTTTATCTTTTACTGAACTCGACAGCCAGCGAAAATTCTACTTCTGATTTGATGAAGAACAGTCCTTTTACCCAGGAATTAAAAGCGCATATTGAAAATATCCCTGGCGTAATAGAAATTTACCCGTCAAAAAAATTAAATTGTGAGGTTGTGGTCTCCGGTCAATCAGAAAATAAATATAAGATATCGATCAACAGCATTGTTGGCACATCCAGTTTTGAAGTCCGGTTGGTTGAGGGAGGTATGCCCTATTCTCAAAATGTAATCCAGACTATTCCGATTGTGATAAACCGTGTATCACCTTACTATGAAAGAACAGGACTTGACTTGAAATTGGGAGATCATTTTTCTGTGTCGGTGAATACAGGAGCATCCATGAAAGAAACAGATTTTTCGGTATGTGGCTTTATCGAAAACAAAGATACGGGCAGCGTATTCTATACGGCTCCTGAATATCTGGACTTTTTGGCAGAAGTAAATTGTGATCTGGCGTGGTACATTTGTACAGAAGATGTGCAGACAAAGGTGGCCGTTGAGGAAATCAAAACGCTGGTGACTTCGGATGATCGCATAAGCACTTCGGTATTTTCCGAGGAACTATCCGAATATCAGGGGGTCTTTCATAATGCTAAAGTCGTTGTTACGGCTCTGATGTTTTTGATCTGTCTGTTTGCATTTATCAATCTGCTTAACACCTGTATAACGAATACAGTTATGCGCCGTCACGATTATGCGCTGTTAGAGGCTGCTGGTATGACGAAAGCACAAATACAGCAGATACAGAATGCAGAAAACAGGATTTACTTTGCTGGTAGTTTTATAGGGAGCTGCGTGGTAGGAATACCTTTGGGGTTTTTCCTTTGTAGCAAAATTGCAGAAATACCGGGATTATCCTATATCTCTTATCAATTCCCGTGGCTGTTTTTAATCCTCTACCTCGTTCTTGTTTTTACAGTTCATGCAATGGTAACGGCATATCAAAAACGTATCTTAATGAGGCAGTCCGTAGTAGAACGCATTAAAACAGGTGAATAG
- a CDS encoding ABC transporter permease, whose protein sequence is MTWPFENDTSAIEKKLAKRNLKSEKRRNLMVVVAITLAAFLICLTGILSTSLAQMQRNQVVDTYEALYMGVEKSDIETLKGLPEIARVGSYYALGEELSEQGYHTVYFYYDEEMMDIAHNQMNLLEGRVPEKKNEVVVSEYFLSTYGNNAKLGETVTLDTDSFRGEYIVIGIIESVNEKEMNSCGILLSEDALTEWSGFDPAGYRAYVHFENAAQLSEEVMTSYSRQIAEEYQLPVPKMNSKYFSYTSKSFDFVLMGGVIAVVLTGGYIVIQSIFRISVNDKIQSYGQLRTIGTTPQQIRRIVKKEGRRLGSIGILTGAVLGLCGGFLLFPKGFNVFYYVMIVALTVLSCWVMVSVSIRKPIKIAAGISPIEAVRFTTAQKNIHSRKKNIKLNPVSMGIANFKRDRKKTVSIVASLSLGGMILLVVSSIVLLRSPEQLARQDFPDGDYKIYVDSELSEEEVMAAGNPLNEELRQEILSINGITDVIAKRQSLHASYTVNEFTESGMCDMLTEQNYSLVEAALVEGTMPTDTRSILVDSSTSKRDNIPAGTTVAFTFGQSSVPVTVAGVFDNTALPNGHGALAFDAPLEYAPEALFRELHPEITSFDYSWSIVNDPKKTEEVKAALKDVVASHSDIALDEIDSKIEYEKMQTAVVCGSLQVFSWLVFLFGVVNLINTTLSNQISRKQENSILRSIGLTEKQLCKMNICEGLCYALFAALATLAVGFPVSIVACNKMSVVIFARDVVPYQFPVLEMGLFILVLFGMELILSVWTVNRQKKQSLIEQMRSIE, encoded by the coding sequence ATGACATGGCCTTTTGAAAATGATACCAGCGCCATTGAAAAGAAACTGGCAAAAAGAAATCTGAAAAGCGAAAAGCGCCGGAATCTGATGGTGGTGGTTGCAATTACCCTGGCGGCCTTTTTAATCTGCCTAACAGGGATTCTATCTACCTCTCTGGCACAAATGCAGCGCAATCAGGTTGTCGATACTTACGAGGCACTTTACATGGGGGTTGAAAAATCAGATATTGAAACCTTAAAAGGACTGCCGGAAATCGCCCGCGTGGGCAGCTATTATGCGCTCGGTGAGGAACTTTCTGAACAGGGTTATCATACAGTCTATTTTTACTATGACGAGGAAATGATGGATATTGCTCACAACCAGATGAATTTGCTGGAGGGCCGTGTGCCGGAAAAAAAGAACGAGGTTGTGGTGAGTGAATATTTCCTATCCACTTATGGGAACAACGCAAAGCTCGGAGAAACCGTTACTTTAGATACAGACAGCTTTCGCGGAGAATATATCGTAATCGGCATAATTGAAAGCGTGAACGAGAAAGAAATGAATAGCTGCGGCATCCTTCTTTCCGAAGATGCGCTGACCGAATGGAGTGGTTTTGATCCGGCTGGGTATCGTGCCTATGTGCATTTTGAAAATGCCGCACAGTTAAGTGAAGAAGTAATGACCTCTTATTCCAGACAGATTGCAGAAGAATATCAGCTTCCAGTGCCTAAAATGAACAGCAAATATTTTTCCTATACCTCGAAATCCTTTGATTTTGTCCTGATGGGCGGCGTAATTGCCGTGGTTCTAACTGGTGGATATATTGTTATTCAGAGTATCTTCCGTATCTCTGTCAACGATAAGATACAAAGCTATGGGCAGCTCCGTACCATTGGGACAACGCCGCAGCAAATCAGACGGATTGTGAAAAAAGAGGGACGGCGGCTTGGCAGTATCGGTATTCTGACCGGCGCGGTGCTAGGGTTATGTGGCGGCTTTCTTCTGTTTCCCAAAGGCTTTAATGTATTTTATTATGTGATGATCGTTGCTTTGACAGTGTTGAGCTGTTGGGTTATGGTGTCTGTTTCTATCCGAAAGCCGATAAAGATTGCGGCAGGGATTTCCCCTATTGAAGCTGTCCGTTTTACCACAGCGCAAAAGAATATCCACAGCCGGAAAAAGAACATTAAACTCAATCCTGTTTCCATGGGGATTGCAAATTTCAAGCGTGACCGTAAAAAAACGGTCAGTATTGTGGCCTCGTTGAGTTTGGGCGGCATGATCCTGCTTGTGGTATCGTCCATTGTCCTGTTACGCTCACCAGAACAACTTGCAAGACAGGATTTTCCTGATGGTGATTATAAAATCTATGTGGATTCAGAGCTGTCAGAAGAAGAGGTCATGGCCGCAGGTAATCCCTTAAATGAAGAATTGAGGCAGGAGATTTTATCCATTAATGGCATAACAGATGTGATAGCAAAGAGGCAAAGCCTCCATGCTTCTTATACGGTAAATGAGTTCACGGAATCTGGCATGTGTGATATGTTGACAGAGCAAAACTATTCTTTGGTTGAAGCAGCATTGGTAGAGGGGACTATGCCGACAGATACCCGCAGTATTCTCGTTGATTCGAGTACAAGCAAGCGTGACAATATCCCAGCCGGAACAACCGTTGCGTTTACTTTTGGGCAATCCTCTGTTCCTGTTACCGTAGCAGGCGTGTTTGATAATACTGCCTTGCCGAACGGACATGGCGCTTTAGCATTTGATGCTCCGCTCGAATATGCGCCAGAAGCATTATTCCGTGAACTGCACCCGGAAATAACTTCCTTTGATTATTCGTGGAGCATTGTGAATGACCCGAAGAAAACAGAAGAAGTAAAAGCTGCATTGAAAGATGTCGTAGCCAGTCATAGTGATATTGCGTTAGATGAAATTGACAGCAAAATTGAATATGAAAAAATGCAAACCGCAGTAGTATGCGGAAGTTTGCAAGTGTTTTCATGGCTGGTGTTTTTGTTTGGTGTTGTGAATTTAATCAATACGACGCTTTCTAACCAGATATCCAGGAAACAGGAAAACAGCATTTTGCGTTCCATCGGATTAACAGAAAAACAGCTATGTAAAATGAATATCTGTGAGGGCCTATGCTATGCACTCTTTGCGGCATTGGCAACACTGGCCGTAGGGTTTCCTGTTTCTATTGTCGCTTGTAACAAAATGAGCGTAGTAATCTTTGCAAGGGATGTGGTTCCTTATCAGTTCCCAGTTTTAGAAATGGGGTTGTTTATTCTAGTACTGTTCGGAATGGAATTGATTCTGTCTGTATGGACAGTGAATAGGCAGAAAAAACAATCTCTGATCGAGCAAATGCGTTCAATAGAGTAA
- a CDS encoding RNA polymerase sigma factor, protein MTAPSNYEKRLIAMFDSFSKTVARNFSRNLKRADHNREKHFSEEPIDYILDLLGHEDRYPSDHFVLCADELSCVVHSETLYKALLSLPEKQRNVLLFDFWGALPDREFAERMR, encoded by the coding sequence ATGACTGCACCCTCTAATTATGAAAAACGGCTTATCGCTATGTTCGATTCTTTCAGCAAGACGGTGGCGCGGAATTTCAGCAGAAATCTCAAACGAGCCGACCACAATCGGGAGAAGCATTTCTCGGAAGAACCGATAGACTATATTCTTGATTTATTAGGCCACGAGGACAGGTATCCGTCCGATCATTTTGTGCTTTGTGCGGACGAGTTATCCTGCGTGGTCCACAGCGAAACTTTATACAAAGCACTTCTCTCCTTGCCGGAAAAGCAGAGAAACGTCCTGCTCTTTGATTTTTGGGGAGCCTTACCGGACAGGGAATTTGCAGAAAGAATGAGGTGA
- a CDS encoding helix-turn-helix domain-containing protein translates to MSKETQSHELTYDLIKRAVHGEPAALEEILLHYDTYINSLVEYETTGPDGNTYRHIDEDMKVQIQMKLVDAIQKKWRKLI, encoded by the coding sequence ATGAGCAAGGAAACCCAGAGCCATGAATTAACCTATGACCTAATCAAGCGAGCGGTTCACGGCGAGCCAGCGGCATTGGAGGAAATCCTCCTGCACTACGACACTTATATCAATTCTCTGGTGGAGTATGAAACCACCGGGCCGGACGGCAATACCTACCGGCATATTGATGAAGACATGAAGGTGCAGATACAAATGAAGCTTGTGGACGCGATACAGAAAAAATGGAGGAAATTGATATGA
- a CDS encoding DUF3825 domain-containing protein: MMLLPDLFSFAYVPNWYSQLDMLAEMALPEPWRFKNPIYLTKNPDTPILERYIHAIFKKQLIDYKEERIPSNAAEHFHIENEYCCFHTGLYTRRYKDIFACFDRNKKKDSMLEWYFRDFADELSPQLHLPMEETMLMPFGLLMDLWECHKQFMGLAKPKQELNIDDIIPYGI; the protein is encoded by the coding sequence ATGATGCTACTGCCAGACCTGTTTTCCTTCGCCTACGTCCCGAACTGGTACTCCCAGCTTGATATGCTGGCCGAGATGGCATTGCCGGAGCCGTGGCGATTTAAAAACCCGATTTATTTAACCAAGAATCCAGATACCCCGATATTAGAGCGATATATCCACGCAATCTTTAAGAAACAGCTTATAGACTACAAGGAAGAACGAATCCCCAGCAATGCGGCGGAGCATTTTCACATCGAGAATGAATACTGCTGCTTTCATACCGGTCTGTACACCAGGCGCTATAAAGACATTTTCGCCTGCTTTGACCGGAATAAAAAGAAAGATTCTATGTTGGAATGGTATTTCAGGGACTTTGCGGATGAACTGTCCCCACAGCTTCATCTGCCGATGGAGGAAACCATGCTGATGCCTTTTGGTCTTTTGATGGATCTGTGGGAGTGCCACAAACAGTTTATGGGACTGGCAAAGCCGAAACAGGAACTGAACATTGATGACATTATCCCCTACGGAATTTAG